The Lolium rigidum isolate FL_2022 chromosome 2, APGP_CSIRO_Lrig_0.1, whole genome shotgun sequence genomic interval AGACTTAAGTCCCATGTAGGGCCAATATGCTGGTTGCCTACCTGCAGCCTGCAGGCAACATTTGTAACCTTAAAGTAGTAACGAAAGAAAATGGAACGGAACGTAGTCCCATTTCTGAGAGATGGGCAAGAATTGATATTTGAGAGGGACTGCTTGGACAGATTCGAAATTTCcttagaggtcgtttggtatccattatttgggcctggaatcctggaattcattttggaatttcataagtgggctgtttggttgccacagaattgggccgtcatttcatttaggaattcTAGCAAAATGATGTcatgggtaaacacaattccaaacctgtcatttgcgtttctctatagaagccatttacaaattcaatattgaattctgctgtcatttgcaattcctgtggcaaccaaacaagtgttcattctgaaattacaatgtaaatatATTCATTTTAAAATGCTACAAACAAAATGAAAGTCTGGtttccaaacgacttcttagaAATTTTGTGGTTTCCAGAGACCGCCTCTTATTGTCCATCCTCCAAGCAGCCGAGCTGAAGGAAGCTGTCACTGCAACTCGGCGTGTACATATCGGCAGCAGAATCTTCCTGTAACAATCACTCCCCCGAGTCCACAGACTCCAGAGCGAGAGCGCTCGGGACGGCAACTCGACCAGCAAccatggcggccgcggcggctctAGCCCTCCTCCTGCCGGTCCTCCTCCAGGCGAGCCACGCTCTCGCCACGCCGGCCGGCAACGCGCACCCGGGTTACACAGGCGCGGACACCGGCACCTGCGGTCCGGCGCGCCACGGCCCGGGGCTGGAGGAGTACGGCGGCGGGCACATCGTGGACATCACGCACGCGTACCGGCCGGTCATGCCCGGCGCGACGGTGCAGCCCCTGCTGCGGCTCAAGGAGTCGATGGAGGAGGGGTCGGACTACAACCTGTCGGAGCTCCGGATGGAGTGCCACACGGGGACCCACGTCGACGCGCCGGGGCACATGAACCAGGCGCACTTCGCCGCCGGCCTCGACGTCGACACGCTCGATCTCGACGTCCTCAACGGTGCGTGTCCCCGCTTTTCTCCGAGAAGAACTGTCTACACTTGGTTACTTTTCGTCAGATAAGTTCAGTGTTAGCTGTGTCCATTTCGGCACTTAGTCATTTTTCAGTTATGCGTGCGATGATTTGACGCGTTCTTGTTCCTGGACAGGTCCCGCGTTACTGGTCGATGTTCCAAGACACACAAATATAACAGGTAAGGCATGCCGgctgttttctctcttttttctttagTAATAATAGGGAGCTGAATCATGATTGAATCACATTGCTAATGCACCTCTTCTCATATCATGTCACCAGATTAATTCAACCTGACGAAAGAACGTGCATCACTCGTATGGTGTTGTATTTAGATATCGGATTCTTTACTGAATTCATG includes:
- the LOC124689833 gene encoding cyclase-like protein 1, which encodes MAAAAALALLLPVLLQASHALATPAGNAHPGYTGADTGTCGPARHGPGLEEYGGGHIVDITHAYRPVMPGATVQPLLRLKESMEEGSDYNLSELRMECHTGTHVDAPGHMNQAHFAAGLDVDTLDLDVLNGPALLVDVPRHTNITAEAMESLNIPKGVRRVLFRTLSTDRGLMWKDTTDWSYVGFTEDGAQWLVDNTDIKLVGIDYISVASFDHLISAHVAFFRNADIILVESLKLDNVNTGLYMLHCLPLRLVGAEGSPIRCILIK